Genomic window (Argopecten irradians isolate NY chromosome 2, Ai_NY, whole genome shotgun sequence):
GTAAAAAATTGATCCTTCGGTTGACCAGTTTATATTGATGGAGAGggcttgtatatatatatgcatgttgaCTGTTGCCCTATTCCCATTGCCTTTTAAGATCTgacaatgaaattataattctgaaatggaaaatgatcaaatcatattttttattaaacagTTTCTTTTTCATGAACATGTGGTAGATAGTAGAGATTTAATAGAGGATAGACTATTTAATATGGTATATTGTTTAGTTAGCAGCAAAGTCTCTTGTTTTAAAGTCATATAACAAATAAGAACTTAAAAGCTGTCTTAAATACATTAGTATGTAGCTCACTGACCCATCAGTATCACAGCGGTGTTGTCTCTGTACACGCATCCATTTCCACCTGGGTAGCACTACTCTGAGAACCTACCTGGAGTTCATAGATCCGACTTTGATGTCGGAAACACAGTTTTGATGTAACAATTTCGAGGAACTCTCCTCGGAATGTCCTGGAGAAGAGAAGGCACAGACAGAAGAGAATGACTGTGTTAACCCAGGCCATAAAATATGTAGAAATTCTTGCGCGCTCTATCTGCAGCATAAGTTGGCTGTCCTGAAGCCAAGATGGAGGAAATGTCTTGTTGATGACATTCATCACGGTTGGTGGCAGTACGAGCAGGAAGTAAATCGTGGACAGTGctagtgttgtgtgtgttagCACCATCTGGTGGGGACCGAGATTATGGGTATGTTTTACGGGCCTCTTTAGACAAAGCCCTGTGACGATTAGGACATTGAAGGTGAACAATAGCGCAAGGGGGATATACGAGTAAAAGGAAGCGGACATCCACGGCCAGATCATCGCATGAATGTCATTCTCATTGTGAAGCGGAAAACAGTGATTCATTAGTTCATATGTCCACATAGCATGAATACTAACTACTACAAGTCCCACTATTATGATGACGGCTGCGAATTTGGCCATAAATATAGTGCACATCGATGAAACTTTCCACGGATGCCAAATCACAATGTATCGGTCAATTACCATGGCAACAACAAACCAGATTCCAGAAAACGATATCACACGCATAATAAACTGCCACAGCCGACATAACCAATCGGATCGGTTATC
Coding sequences:
- the LOC138315621 gene encoding cysteinyl leukotriene receptor 2-like, which encodes MSNSVAIAEHYGLMSSASIVDDSNHTFNSSTHQMDYDNPTYSDYDASYLEMQNLNTIFTFYMPPILILIGSIGNILTLIVLRQKTFKPYSISFYVSSYAIANLLTLYLFLGSEWIAEVADEKTIDNRSDWLCRLWQFIMRVISFSGIWFVVAMVIDRYIVIWHPWKVSSMCTIFMAKFAAVIIIVGLVVVSIHAMWTYELMNHCFPLHNENDIHAMIWPWMSASFYSYIPLALLFTFNVLIVTGLCLKRPVKHTHNLGPHQMVLTHTTLALSTIYFLLVLPPTVMNVINKTFPPSWLQDSQLMLQIERARISTYFMAWVNTVILFCLCLLFSRTFRGEFLEIVTSKLCFRHQSRIYELQVGSQSSATQVEMDACTETTPL